From Rhabdothermincola sediminis, a single genomic window includes:
- a CDS encoding translation initiation factor IF-2 N-terminal domain-containing protein — translation MPSNIRVYELARELGLTNKECLDLCESLGIGVKSHSSSVVEAQADRVRRKAEREGLIRDQQPEEPGKAKKAKKAAAKPTAAGTSTEAEVAPDAGAVAPSE, via the coding sequence TTGCCATCGAACATCCGCGTCTACGAGCTGGCGAGGGAACTCGGGCTGACCAACAAGGAGTGCCTCGATCTCTGCGAATCGCTGGGGATCGGGGTGAAGAGCCATTCCTCCAGCGTGGTCGAGGCCCAAGCCGACCGCGTCCGTCGCAAGGCCGAGCGCGAGGGGTTGATCCGTGATCAGCAGCCCGAGGAGCCGGGGAAGGCCAAGAAGGCGAAGAAGGCGGCGGCGAAGCCGACCGCGGCCGGAACGTCCACCGAGGCCGAGGTGGCTCCGGATGCCGGCGCGGTCGCGCCGAGCGAGC